In the Veillonellaceae bacterium genome, one interval contains:
- a CDS encoding DNA polymerase III subunit alpha has protein sequence MISKINSISDTDFVHLHVHTEYSLLDGASRIRDLVRRTKELGMSAIAITDHGTMYGVIDFYKEAKKQGIKPIIGCEVYVAPRSRLEKSAVEGESYYHLVLLAENEIGYRNLIELVSRGHSEGFYYKPRVDREILARYSQGIICLSACIAGEIPALILKGNYDGAEQLALEYSKIFGPNNFFLEIQDHKLPEQKQVNAALIEMSRKTGIGLVATNDLHYIERTDSECHDVLLCIQMGKTVDDPGRMKFPNSEFYLKSPQEMAVLFQEFPGALTNTLLIAERCNVDFTFGHHLLPEFPVPDGLSAEQFLRKLCQDKLAERYSEITEEILDRLNYELSIIEKMGFSSYFLIVWDFINYARQNGVPVGPGRGSAAGSIVAYLLRITNIDPLKYGLLFERFLNPERVTMPDIDIDFCYVNREKVINYVAQRYGADRVAQIITFGTMAAKAAIRDVGRALNMSYSEVDRIAKMVPGELGMTLKRALELNTELKNAYNSEPAVKKMVDLAIAVEGLPRHASTHAAGLVIAKEPLTYYVPLQNSSEGFLTTQYDKDRVEEIGLLKMDLLGLRTLTVIGDSITMIKQNRGIDIDIDRIPLDDSQTCAMLTNGETAGVFQMESSGMTNLVKDLKPESFTDLIPLVALYRPGPLGSGMVADFINGRHGKKQVSYIHPVLEPVLKDTFGVILYQEQVMQIASLLAGFSLGQADLLRRAMGKKKHDVLAAQRESFLRGAAKNGIDPNTAAEIFDLMEHFADYGFNKSHSAAYALVAYQTAYLKAHYPQEFMAALLTSVMGTNDKVGYYIEECRRMGIAVLPPDINSSQANFSVDGNAIRFGLAGVKNVGENAIEALISARQREGRFNSLIDFCIKVDMRVVNKRVIESLIKCGSFDSLNVRRSQLLAVLDQAVDTAQLRQKEKASGQIGLFTEEAINIAEDIVLPDIAEIPEDQRLAMEKEMTGFYVTGHPLNQFREKLKGYPSINELLSNGHADGKPVRAAGLITSSKRITTKRGDMMCFAALEDFTNNIEVVIFPRLFEKINGILLPDMPIAVSGRLNINEDRANIVADTIKLLNAPSEVRIKIGEQQENDSVFNDLKEIFAKHSGSAVTFLHLVAKRRVIKTEQKYWIDPSPEAILAIETLLGKGTVQIV, from the coding sequence ATGATAAGTAAGATAAATAGCATTTCTGATACAGATTTTGTCCATTTGCATGTACATACTGAATATAGTTTGCTTGATGGAGCAAGCCGGATAAGAGACCTTGTCCGTCGAACTAAAGAATTGGGAATGTCAGCAATAGCAATAACTGACCATGGCACTATGTATGGTGTTATTGATTTTTACAAGGAGGCTAAAAAGCAAGGGATTAAGCCGATTATAGGCTGCGAAGTATATGTTGCCCCCCGGTCAAGGCTGGAAAAGAGTGCCGTTGAGGGAGAGTCATACTATCATTTAGTCCTATTAGCCGAAAATGAAATAGGTTATCGCAATCTTATTGAACTTGTATCGAGAGGGCATAGCGAGGGTTTTTATTATAAACCGCGGGTAGACAGAGAAATACTTGCTCGTTACAGTCAAGGAATAATTTGTTTAAGTGCCTGTATAGCCGGCGAAATCCCCGCGCTTATATTAAAAGGAAATTATGATGGGGCTGAACAATTAGCGCTGGAATACAGCAAAATTTTTGGGCCAAATAACTTTTTCCTCGAAATTCAGGATCATAAGTTGCCGGAGCAAAAGCAAGTAAATGCTGCGCTTATAGAAATGTCACGAAAGACTGGCATTGGATTAGTAGCTACTAACGACCTTCACTACATTGAACGAACTGACAGTGAATGCCATGATGTTCTGCTATGCATTCAGATGGGTAAAACTGTTGATGATCCGGGGCGAATGAAGTTTCCCAACAGCGAATTTTATTTAAAATCACCGCAAGAGATGGCGGTATTATTTCAAGAGTTTCCCGGGGCGCTGACAAATACCTTGTTAATTGCCGAGCGTTGTAATGTTGATTTCACGTTTGGCCACCACCTTCTGCCAGAGTTTCCTGTGCCTGACGGTTTATCAGCGGAACAGTTTCTGCGGAAATTATGTCAGGACAAGTTGGCGGAGCGCTATAGTGAGATAACCGAAGAAATATTAGATCGCCTCAATTATGAGCTTTCAATAATTGAAAAAATGGGATTCTCCAGTTACTTTTTAATTGTTTGGGATTTTATAAATTATGCGCGCCAGAACGGAGTTCCCGTTGGACCGGGGCGGGGTTCGGCGGCTGGCAGCATTGTAGCCTATCTACTTAGGATAACTAACATTGATCCGCTAAAATATGGTTTGCTATTTGAACGCTTCCTAAACCCGGAACGTGTCACCATGCCTGATATAGATATTGATTTTTGCTATGTAAATAGGGAAAAAGTTATCAACTATGTGGCACAGCGTTATGGAGCTGACCGTGTAGCTCAAATAATAACATTTGGTACTATGGCTGCTAAGGCCGCAATACGCGATGTCGGACGCGCATTAAATATGAGTTATAGCGAAGTTGACCGGATTGCTAAAATGGTGCCTGGAGAACTCGGAATGACCCTAAAACGAGCTCTTGAGCTTAACACTGAGCTCAAAAACGCATATAATTCTGAGCCGGCGGTCAAAAAAATGGTTGATTTAGCGATAGCGGTTGAAGGTTTGCCGCGTCATGCGTCAACTCATGCTGCTGGGTTGGTTATTGCAAAAGAACCACTAACTTATTATGTGCCGCTGCAAAACTCTTCAGAAGGTTTTTTAACAACTCAATATGATAAGGATCGGGTTGAAGAAATTGGGCTGCTAAAAATGGACTTATTAGGACTCAGAACGCTGACTGTAATAGGCGATTCAATTACAATGATTAAGCAGAACCGGGGTATAGATATTGATATTGACAGAATTCCCTTAGATGATTCTCAAACATGTGCTATGCTTACTAACGGCGAAACTGCCGGCGTTTTTCAGATGGAATCTAGTGGTATGACTAACTTAGTCAAAGACCTAAAGCCTGAAAGCTTCACTGACCTTATACCGCTAGTTGCACTATATCGTCCAGGCCCTTTAGGAAGTGGAATGGTAGCAGATTTTATTAACGGCCGGCACGGAAAAAAACAAGTAAGTTATATTCATCCTGTATTGGAACCGGTACTTAAAGATACTTTTGGTGTAATCTTATATCAGGAACAAGTTATGCAAATTGCCTCGTTATTAGCCGGCTTTTCACTTGGACAAGCCGATTTGCTTCGGCGGGCAATGGGTAAGAAAAAACATGATGTTCTAGCCGCGCAGCGTGAAAGTTTTTTGCGTGGGGCCGCTAAGAATGGTATCGATCCTAATACCGCTGCTGAGATTTTTGACCTTATGGAACACTTCGCTGACTACGGCTTTAATAAATCGCATAGCGCGGCATATGCATTGGTTGCTTACCAAACTGCCTACCTTAAGGCTCATTATCCACAGGAATTCATGGCGGCACTGCTAACAAGTGTTATGGGTACTAATGACAAAGTTGGGTATTACATTGAGGAATGCCGTCGCATGGGTATAGCAGTATTGCCGCCAGATATTAATTCCAGTCAGGCAAATTTTAGTGTTGATGGCAACGCAATTCGGTTTGGTCTGGCTGGTGTAAAAAATGTCGGTGAGAATGCTATTGAAGCACTAATCTCGGCAAGGCAGCGGGAAGGCCGATTTAACTCGCTTATTGATTTTTGTATAAAAGTTGATATGCGGGTGGTTAACAAAAGAGTAATTGAAAGCCTGATAAAATGTGGCTCCTTTGACTCACTCAATGTAAGAAGATCCCAACTGCTGGCTGTATTGGATCAAGCTGTCGACACTGCTCAGCTGCGTCAAAAGGAAAAAGCCAGCGGGCAAATTGGTTTATTTACTGAAGAAGCGATAAACATTGCTGAAGATATTGTTTTACCGGATATTGCTGAAATACCCGAGGATCAACGGTTAGCGATGGAAAAAGAGATGACAGGCTTTTACGTGACAGGTCATCCGCTCAATCAATTTCGAGAAAAACTTAAAGGCTATCCCAGTATAAATGAACTGTTATCAAATGGTCATGCTGACGGCAAACCGGTACGGGCTGCCGGTCTAATAACCAGTTCTAAACGAATTACGACCAAACGTGGCGATATGATGTGCTTTGCAGCTCTTGAGGATTTTACAAACAATATTGAAGTTGTTATCTTTCCACGGCTTTTTGAAAAAATTAATGGAATTTTACTGCCGGATATGCCGATAGCTGTGTCTGGACGCTTAAATATTAATGAAGATCGGGCTAATATAGTCGCCGACACAATAAAGCTGCTTAATGCACCTAGTGAAGTTCGCATAAAAATTGGTGAGCAGCAGGAGAATGATAGTGTTTTTAACGATTTGAAAGAGATATTTGCAAAACATAGCGGCTCAGCAGTAACATTCCTCCACTTAGTTGCTAAACGGCGGGTTATAAAGACTGAGCAAAAGTATTGGATAGATCCTTCACCTGAAGCTATCCTTGCAATTGAAACGCTGCTCGGTAAAGGCACCGTACAAATTGTTTAA
- a CDS encoding electron transfer flavoprotein subunit beta/FixA family protein, giving the protein MDIIVCVKQVPDTAEVKIDPATNSIIRQGVPSILNPFDKHAVEAALRLKEKNGGKVTVISMGPSQAKDVLKECIALGADEAVLISDRAFGGADTLATSYTLAAAIRKLGSFDVILCGKQSIDGDTAQVGPELAEHLGVVPITYAADIEVNGNAVVVKREQEDCYEVIEAKFPVLITVVKSINEPRHASVKGVMKANRKNIPVLSQQDLEIDGERIGLKGSPTQVRRIFAPSHRVQGEIIESSSAKEAAHLLIQKLSEAKII; this is encoded by the coding sequence ATGGATATTATCGTTTGTGTCAAGCAAGTGCCTGACACCGCAGAAGTAAAAATTGATCCTGCGACGAATAGTATAATTCGCCAAGGGGTACCTAGTATTCTAAATCCTTTCGACAAGCATGCAGTTGAAGCCGCTTTACGTTTAAAGGAAAAAAACGGGGGCAAAGTAACCGTAATATCGATGGGACCTTCGCAGGCTAAAGATGTTCTGAAGGAGTGTATAGCCCTAGGAGCCGATGAAGCGGTATTAATAAGTGACAGAGCTTTCGGTGGGGCAGATACCTTAGCTACCAGTTATACTCTGGCTGCAGCGATAAGAAAACTTGGTAGTTTCGATGTAATCCTTTGCGGCAAACAATCAATTGACGGGGACACCGCTCAAGTTGGCCCTGAATTAGCGGAGCATCTTGGAGTTGTTCCAATAACATACGCTGCTGATATTGAAGTTAATGGCAATGCTGTAGTGGTAAAAAGAGAGCAAGAAGATTGCTATGAAGTGATAGAAGCTAAATTTCCGGTTCTAATAACTGTAGTTAAATCAATTAATGAGCCGCGTCATGCCAGTGTTAAAGGGGTTATGAAGGCAAATCGCAAAAATATCCCTGTATTATCTCAGCAAGACCTAGAAATCGATGGTGAACGTATCGGACTGAAAGGCTCACCTACACAAGTTCGCCGCATATTTGCGCCCAGCCATCGTGTTCAAGGTGAGATAATTGAAAGTAGTAGTGCTAAAGAGGCTGCTCATCTATTAATACAAAAACTTAGCGAAGCGAAAATTATATAG
- a CDS encoding electron transfer flavoprotein subunit alpha translates to MAVNILKETCIGCGTCVNACPFGAIAMETNKAVITDGCTQCGACTEACPVAAIIREEQEKLGTIDKDSYKGVWVYIEQTGGLAKSVGYELLGQGRKLADALGQELAAVIVGYGIKPLAQQAIASGADKVYLADQEEFSHYNTDAYTHVVADMINTYKPSVVLMGATHDGRDLAPRVACRVGTGLTADCTDLSIDEATGLVAWTRPAFGGNIMATILCPDHRPQMGTVRPKVFKRPLMDNSRNGEIVKVETRVQAAEIRTKLIEIIKVGTVSCNLEEAEVIVSGGRGMGKPENFTLIEELANVLGGAVGASRAVVDAGWKPALHQIGQTGKTVGPKIYFACGISGAIQHVAGISSSDIIIAINKDKDAPIFKMADYGIVGDVMEVLPELIAEFKELKQD, encoded by the coding sequence ATGGCTGTAAATATTTTAAAAGAAACGTGCATAGGTTGCGGCACGTGCGTTAACGCCTGCCCTTTTGGCGCTATTGCTATGGAAACTAATAAGGCAGTAATAACTGATGGCTGTACGCAGTGCGGTGCCTGCACTGAAGCTTGTCCAGTTGCTGCAATTATTCGTGAGGAGCAGGAAAAACTCGGTACAATTGATAAGGATAGCTATAAAGGGGTTTGGGTTTATATCGAACAAACTGGCGGTTTAGCCAAAAGTGTAGGCTATGAATTACTGGGTCAAGGCCGAAAACTCGCGGATGCTTTAGGTCAAGAACTCGCCGCTGTAATTGTCGGCTACGGCATTAAGCCTTTGGCGCAACAGGCTATTGCAAGCGGTGCCGATAAAGTGTACCTTGCTGATCAAGAAGAATTTAGTCATTACAATACAGATGCTTATACACATGTTGTAGCTGACATGATAAATACTTATAAACCTTCTGTAGTTCTTATGGGGGCTACTCATGACGGGCGTGACTTGGCGCCTAGGGTTGCGTGTCGTGTGGGTACCGGCCTAACTGCCGACTGTACTGATCTTAGCATTGATGAGGCTACAGGGTTAGTAGCATGGACCCGCCCTGCTTTCGGCGGCAACATAATGGCAACTATCTTGTGCCCTGACCATCGTCCGCAAATGGGGACAGTAAGGCCGAAAGTATTTAAGCGCCCCCTAATGGACAATTCGCGAAACGGAGAAATAGTCAAGGTTGAGACCCGAGTTCAGGCAGCTGAGATTCGTACGAAACTAATCGAAATAATTAAGGTAGGCACGGTGTCCTGCAATTTAGAGGAGGCCGAGGTTATCGTCTCTGGCGGACGGGGGATGGGTAAGCCTGAGAATTTTACCTTAATTGAAGAACTAGCAAATGTTCTCGGCGGGGCTGTCGGTGCTTCGCGCGCGGTAGTTGACGCAGGTTGGAAACCGGCTCTTCATCAGATTGGTCAGACAGGAAAGACGGTTGGCCCGAAAATTTATTTTGCATGCGGCATTTCTGGAGCTATTCAACATGTTGCAGGTATATCTTCGTCCGATATTATAATTGCAATTAATAAAGATAAAGATGCCCCGATATTTAAGATGGCAGACTATGGCATAGTTGGCGATGTCATGGAAGTGTTGCCTGAGCTTATTGCCGAATTCAAAGAACTAAAACAAGATTAG
- a CDS encoding DUF2007 domain-containing protein, whose amino-acid sequence MWTVIYIASNRSHAEMLKNMLDSEGILANIRPAGVVSMLGDGMFEILVLESEADEAHAILCQNAAK is encoded by the coding sequence ATGTGGACAGTAATATATATCGCATCTAACCGTTCGCATGCGGAGATGCTTAAGAACATGCTTGACAGCGAAGGTATATTGGCTAATATCAGACCTGCAGGCGTTGTTTCAATGCTCGGAGACGGTATGTTCGAAATACTAGTGCTCGAATCAGAGGCAGACGAGGCTCACGCAATTTTGTGCCAAAACGCTGCCAAATAG
- the pyk gene encoding pyruvate kinase: MFKKTKIICTVGPGTDKPGILEEMLNAGMNVARFNFSHGNHADHAKRIAMVRAAAQRVNKPVALLLDTKGPEMRIGKFADGKVLLQEGQKFILTVRDILGTNEIISVNHKSLPSEVTPGDIILLSDGLVSLRVEDINGQDIITTVLNSGAMSDLKRVAVPGVAVNLPFLSHQDISDILFGIEQNMDFIAASFVQRAADVLSIRRVLEDAGASMDIIAKIENAEGVKNIDEILKVVDGIMVARGDLGVEIPTEEVPVVQKMLIEKCNKAAKPVITATQMLESMVANPRPTRAEASDIANAIMDGTDVIMLSGETASGNYPVEAVKVMAKIAVRTEEALNYETILLTNGIVLQRTTTDAISHATVQITHELGAAAVITATESGYTPRMLSRYRPKARIIAVTPNDKTFRSMLMLWGVHPILGARFKNTDDMVTNAVGSALKEGVVKDGDLVVITAGVPAGQSGTTNMIRVHVVGNILLRGTGIGRKVVTGKVCVARTLNDFTQKFAPGDILVVSSLDEENAKYAVKATAIVAEAGGMTSHAAIVGISYGIPVIVGVDGATEKLADDMIVTVDLENGLVYQGEINAR, from the coding sequence ATGTTTAAGAAGACGAAAATTATTTGTACAGTTGGTCCTGGTACAGACAAGCCAGGTATTTTAGAAGAAATGCTAAACGCCGGGATGAACGTTGCGCGATTTAACTTTTCGCATGGTAATCACGCGGACCATGCGAAAAGAATTGCTATGGTGCGCGCCGCAGCACAACGTGTCAACAAACCGGTAGCGCTTTTGCTGGATACTAAAGGCCCAGAGATGAGGATAGGAAAATTTGCAGACGGAAAGGTCCTATTACAAGAGGGACAAAAATTTATTTTGACAGTAAGAGATATATTAGGTACTAATGAAATTATATCCGTAAATCATAAGTCTTTGCCAAGCGAAGTTACGCCTGGGGATATCATATTGTTATCAGACGGCTTAGTAAGCTTGCGGGTTGAAGATATCAATGGTCAAGATATCATAACTACTGTTTTAAATTCAGGCGCAATGAGCGACTTAAAACGTGTTGCAGTTCCTGGAGTTGCCGTAAACCTGCCGTTCCTTTCACATCAGGACATAAGTGATATTTTGTTCGGCATTGAACAAAATATGGACTTTATTGCCGCATCTTTTGTCCAGCGAGCCGCAGACGTATTATCCATTCGCCGCGTTCTTGAAGACGCGGGCGCTTCGATGGACATCATCGCTAAAATTGAAAATGCCGAAGGTGTTAAAAATATTGATGAGATTTTAAAAGTTGTCGATGGAATCATGGTAGCAAGAGGTGACTTGGGCGTTGAAATTCCAACCGAAGAAGTGCCAGTTGTTCAAAAAATGTTGATTGAAAAGTGTAATAAAGCTGCAAAACCGGTTATTACGGCAACTCAAATGCTTGAATCTATGGTTGCAAATCCGCGGCCAACGCGCGCTGAAGCTAGTGATATTGCTAATGCTATAATGGATGGAACCGATGTAATAATGCTTAGCGGTGAAACCGCTTCCGGAAATTATCCGGTAGAAGCTGTAAAGGTTATGGCGAAGATAGCTGTGCGAACCGAAGAGGCTTTAAACTATGAAACTATTTTGCTTACCAATGGAATTGTCTTGCAGCGTACAACAACCGATGCAATTAGTCATGCTACGGTGCAAATCACTCATGAACTCGGCGCTGCGGCTGTCATTACCGCTACAGAAAGTGGTTATACGCCGCGAATGCTATCAAGATATCGTCCAAAGGCCAGAATTATTGCAGTAACTCCAAATGATAAGACCTTCCGGAGTATGCTGATGCTTTGGGGAGTACACCCAATTCTTGGCGCCAGATTCAAAAATACAGATGATATGGTAACAAATGCGGTTGGCAGTGCATTAAAAGAAGGCGTTGTTAAGGATGGTGACTTAGTAGTAATTACCGCTGGTGTTCCTGCGGGGCAGTCTGGCACAACTAATATGATACGGGTTCATGTTGTGGGTAATATTTTACTTAGAGGTACGGGCATTGGTCGCAAAGTAGTAACAGGTAAAGTATGTGTGGCACGCACGTTAAATGATTTTACTCAAAAGTTTGCTCCTGGCGATATTCTGGTAGTATCTAGCTTGGATGAAGAAAATGCAAAGTATGCTGTTAAGGCAACAGCTATTGTAGCAGAGGCTGGTGGCATGACATCCCATGCGGCAATTGTCGGTATAAGCTACGGTATACCTGTTATTGTAGGAGTAGATGGGGCTACTGAAAAATTGGCCGACGATATGATAGTTACGGTAGATTTGGAGAATGGCCTTGTTTATCAAGGCGAAATAAACGCTCGATAA